Within Plectropomus leopardus isolate mb chromosome 23, YSFRI_Pleo_2.0, whole genome shotgun sequence, the genomic segment TACGCTgatggttttattgtttttcaagtACGACGCATTCGTTGTGAACAGTTCCGGCAAATCGTTCAAAAATAAGTGACAACTTGTTTCTCGACGCTGTTATGTTTAATATTGACTTGTTATCACCTTTAATCTCAGAGCCACTGCCAACTAGTATTGTCAAAAATACCGATTCATCAATATGTAtcgattctgaatatttaatatAGTTGTAATACTCATTTTCCACAGTATTGATTCATCAGTACCAGCTGCAAAGCCTTGCTGTCTCATTACTGTTTCTAACAGTcgttctgctgttctctgctgttAAAGTaaagaattaaatgtttttgcccTCAATCTTTAATATCCCTGTGGTTTTGAAAATGGTATCAAATATCgatattttttaagaaacttACTGTATATTCCACTAACAAGATGACACTACTGCAAATgcaaaattcacacaaaaaaattaacaaaaataaagtatattctTTGAGTATTATGAAGAATATATTGCACAATAACCCTATAAAACTTAAGACATTTTCTAGCACTCAATCGTTaccattattttttgtctgttcatAACCTGAAAAGTCAAGATATTTAAGGGAGAATAAGGTACACAGTCATACAATCACCCCGCATAAGACTATTGCTGTTAACATTGACAGATACCACCTTAACAGATGGTTCTGCCAAAAAAGCCCTTTTCTTTAAGAGTAATATCCCAGAAAACAGCCAGAGTTTGCTGTTtgcaaacccaccagactccatataaataaaaaagtcattttagcGTGCATGGAGCCAGCATATTCTCACATCTCACCGGCTGAATTGAGGCTTTATTTCAATCAAGCCAGAGTttgtgattgttggaacagcgGAAAGACGAACCAAGACGGGtctttgtgagttttattttgtttctgataaatttgaatgaagtgtttttaggattgtaaaataactgattttttatatggagtctggtgggtttgacaATAGCAATTTCAGAGCTGATTTTCTATATTCTCTTTAACTTCACTTTcagtcactttgacacaaaaacattggaaaacagAATTCGGGTTTAAAAACACCTTAGTAACTCTTTCAGTCAATGATATCAGATGTTACAGCTGAATATGTATCTCTCGGGCCCGTCAGTTCCAGCTGGCGCTGTATTCTGTCCGCTGTGGCTGCCAAAGATCAGCGCCTTCGATAATGCGTCGAATCATGGAGGCGGAAGTGATAAGCAGGTGTCCAGCGGCATGTAGGAGGGTGGAGGCTACACGCAGGGCTTCTctgaaaaacaagataaattCTCATCAGCGTGATTTTTTATGCTCCATTATTAAAGCCTACTCAAGTCACatcaaatgattcatttttgtcGCTGTCATTTTGGCATTTGAAAAAGCTTATTGCGATTTATTTTCTTATGCGACGTCACAAAAcagcatcttttttctttttgaaaataattttgagtttgggtttttttccctcttgtttatgattttgattagattttttttaaaaataattttgattttttttttttatgtaatgttttttttttttttaaatatgtttattaattACAAATCAACctcataccttttttttctattttttcaataatttggGAGGtcgtctatttttttttaaagcagttctTTGGATgagtttgttttgggtttttttaaaaaagatttttctgcatttggtactacttgtaatagagtattttcacagcgTGAAAAGTAAGTAAAGGAGCTGAATATTTCATCCACCTCTGCTCTGAGGGGTGTATTTTCCCCCTGCTGAATGGTTAATCCCTCTTTTGTGCTGACCTCTCCCCTCCTGACTTACCTGAGGACTTTCTTGGGCCCCAGACACTGAAAGTTGGCGCTCACAGAGTACAGACCCTGAAACGTGGCCTTCACACTCAGCGAGCCAAAGACGTCTTTTGGGCTCATCCTGtagaggtcaaaggtgacaCGTGCGATGTCTCTCCCGGTCCGAGGCTTGTCGCGGTCTTGAGACCTGGACACGACCGCACCCTGGGAGATCAGAGACGGCAtcttattacacacacacatctgaggCGATATAATGATAACATTTAACCTCTGCGGTCAAACACACCGGCTGTGGTCTCCACGTCTGTCCAGGCTCCAGGGCCATGAGCGTGGTGTTGTCAGGCAGCGTCATGAGGAACTCGTCGGAGTCCACCTCCGTGCCGTCCTCCTCACAaaccagagacagagacagtgcaGACAGGGACAGCAGCAGGGCCTGGCACACCTACGACAGATTCACATAACTTTGGATTTATGTGCACAAGCGCAACCgtttccaatgttttttaagaCTAGGACCCCTTACAAGAGTGTGTATCAAGACCCCTCATGTTTgtccatttaaccctttaacagacATTGTAAGCACAcgcttgactttttttgtgatgatcaaattgcttttctaaaaaattttGCAAAGCCCAATtagattttatgttttgatacgatgctttttaagtattttgattatactgcaattctatttttattcagctaaattgactttattttctacagtccattttaaacagatttttaaaatttttatttgcatttatttttttattttttttatgctgtttgtttattttctgaaattacttttatttcaattttttaaaaattaaatagcatagacaattccttttttttaccatatattttataccatacttttatttgtaattatttatttttgtttatttagaaGTTTAAATATAAGGAAATGTTCATCTAAGTACATacaatctgtattttttgtatgcCAACatatcagaataaaaaaaatatatatctaaaaaaatgcaaataaactaaaagtaTGTCCATTATTTCTGTGTTACAGTCACTCTCACCCTCTCTTTCAGCTCCTCCAGGGTCCCAGCTGTGATGCCCTTCCTGGTCTCCCTGTGGTGACAGCACACTCTGAAGGGCCGCTGTGGAGGAGACCACACTCGCTTGGTCACAGATCTGGACCAGAAAGAGAGGAGATTAAAATCTGGCATTTTTTaactgcagacattttgatCAGTCATCTATTTAAATCTCTAAAACGTGGGCTAATGgattgatttccttcaaaaacaaagagatgaccttgaaataagcaaaaattagtaaaacgtacacaaaaaacacctcaaaaatcccaaagaaaaacaccaacaaaaaaaacacacaggaaagttaaaaaaaatacaaatacaaaaaaaacaacacagaaaacaataacaaaaaagtgagattacctgaaaaaaagtgcttagaagtataataattctgtaaaataattttaaatatttaattttgatagTTCAAAGTGTGTCTCTTGACATTTTACCCTAAAAccattattgaaaaaaataaaacataattttctaaatcttaaaaaaaaatcttgccaagttgctcattgcatttcctgccatgtttctgaaaacatcaaatcatttttctcaagtttcacaggataaaaaacatgttaaaggcGTGTGCGAATGTAGctcaagaaaattaaaattaagtgTCCCAGTGAGCTGATACATAAAGTAACAGTATCCTGAAACTGAacagcagctaaatggaattcatgcatctttaaatgttattatttacaTCTGATATAAAATTACATGTACACTGAGTGATTTTTTTGAGGCTCCAACAGCCACACAATATTTTGATTGATCAAGCGAAGGGACCACAAGGCAAAGATGTACAATGTCAACAGGTCAAAACTAATCCTTGACTTACTTGATAAATGTCGATGTTGTGTCCATGCTCGTCAGTCTCCTGTCGTCCCTTCAAACAGACTTATTTTTTCGTGAAGTGTTTTGGTGTCTGACAATGTCAGTACAGCTCGTGTTTGACCCAGCAGCTGGACTTTGCCCTGAACTTGGTGATTACTCAGATACAGAACAGTACATGGCAAAGTTCATctcgcctgtgtgtgtgtgtgtgtgtgtgtgtgtgtgtgtgtgtgtgtgtgtgtgtctgtgtgtctgtgtgtgagtgtgtgtgtgtgtgtgtgagacagagagagtgtgtgtgtgtgtgtgtgtgtgtgtgtgtgtgtgtgtgtgagagagagacatccTTGCTGACGAGCAGAGTTTTTACCTTTATATCCTGACTGATAATATACATATGAGGTCAATGCTGTAAAAGATTTTATTCCTGTACTGCAATGTCTTGTTACTTATCAGCTGAAATATTGGCTATAATTTATCTGTCTTTAGGCTTCTGAgtaaatatatagttatatatatatatatatatatatataagttatatataaaaatattttactcaaATTGTGGTGAAATATAAGGTCATACCTACCTGtcacgcccccccccccccccccccccccccccccaaaaaaaagacacacaaaacaaaaaataagacacctaaaatgatcacaaaagacaaaaaactgcCCACCTGAAGCCACAAAACGACATCATAGAGgtgcaaaataactacaaacagggcaaaataattaaaaaagagacacataatgaccacaggagacacaaaacaaccaaataatacacaaattgacctcaaagagacacaaaatatttacaaaaaggaacacaaataaccaaaaacagacaaaaaatgactacaaaaagccACACAGTTACataacagagacacaaaagaactACAAACGAGgcaaagcaaccaaaaaaagaaacaaagtaagtaaaacaaacacaaaactacctaaactagatttttaaaaaatgactacaaagaataacaactaaaaagagacacaaaataacggcaataataataatataataataataaataaataataataataataataataataataataatataataataataatagatgtATGAAAACTCAGCCAAAAAACGTCTGTCGGAACAGCAACCATTACGTCATATCCTTTAAGCAACTTTGGTGGTGCTTGTTTTGGGACATACGAGTGCGCGCGAGGGCGGGGTTTCCTCGTTCGAACCGTAGTCTTTCACTCTGAATCCGCTAAGCACCGCCAATCCGGCACACCCGCGCGGATATTTGAGGAGACTGACGCGGTAGCAGTGAAGGGCGGGAGGATGAGAAGCAGAAGTTTTGATAGAAGTGTTGTTAGCTTTGTTTCTAGCGGGTAAAACAACCACCGGAATCAGTAAACACAGTCTTAACAGCATTTTCTAAACGCGTATCAGGGTAAACTCTCAGTCTGTGTCGGTTTTGAAGTAATGTATCCAAGCTGCTAAGCTAACTTTAACGTTAACGTTTGATTCTTAACGTCAACTTGTCCACCCCGCTAGCTTAGCGTTAGCTGACTGAGCGGTATGGCTACAAGAAAACCCAACCAAAATGGTAAGTTTTAACAGCTTGGACGACGTTAAAACTcgattttctctgtttttgacaCACACTGTAGTAGCCTAAACACACTCCACGTTCAATAAGTATGAATTTAGGTTGTTGCAGATGAGTTTCAAAGCAAGTAGCGTTTAATGTGTCATTTGAGAGACACAGCTGGGTTGATTAGTCGATTAGTTGGACAGGTGTTTAGAGACTCATTGATCAGGTTGGAGCCAGCAGTgcaactttaaccctttaaaacaagaGCATATTGGCTATATCTGCATCActggaagagggcaatgagcaacgaaagatgaaatgacccaaaaactcgcaagaaatttgtgaaaagtacaaaaatattacttgaaaattaaaaaaaaaaaaaaaaaaaaaaaataggaggaAAATTATTAggaaactagaaaaaaaatcccaactgAATTTCTTGAATATactaaaaaatgaagacaagtaat encodes:
- the cideb gene encoding cell death activator CIDE-B, with translation MDTTSTFIKSVTKRVWSPPQRPFRVCCHHRETRKGITAGTLEELKERVCQALLLSLSALSLSLVCEEDGTEVDSDEFLMTLPDNTTLMALEPGQTWRPQPGAVVSRSQDRDKPRTGRDIARVTFDLYRMSPKDVFGSLSVKATFQGLYSVSANFQCLGPKKVLREALRVASTLLHAAGHLLITSASMIRRIIEGADLWQPQRTEYSASWN